The following coding sequences are from one Triplophysa dalaica isolate WHDGS20190420 chromosome 12, ASM1584641v1, whole genome shotgun sequence window:
- the pogzb gene encoding pogo transposable element with ZNF domain encodes MDADLFMECEEEELEPWQQQPSMEEQVGNAESNTYTSETNMDIPAEPKTMVIQSLPPVLNAMSTMPLLTKSLTPQVVSADIPKPVQGQQVILTPSGGGLSTVSLSQVLLPGTSTITNAGNSQPFYFTTQGLPVQNIHTLQHGQSPMGLVLNVQQGQTVRPITLVQAPGTQIFKPAVGSTQIITQQAQMRGAAPNASVAQTPSSFSTVQIPATLTIRTTTGVTLPTVNSLSTMSSTTAHPSAQRTTTKILTIKPGTSPLELQNLMSLVKSVNLPGGAQAQTFVVMNHQKTNGPPVVSSAVPSTPPTVVQTIPVTNIAQSSYHSCPRCGAPFKMIEALRSHMCFCCPDAGTAATGGTTPASNISASQTSPKTLVVVPKVNTESSSIKGEETQSRLVMLVDDFYYGTFEGNRVYVPMDNLKEPLPFRCLTCNKKLKNNIRLMTHMRYHVELDQQNGEMGTHTSCQHCFRHFPSPFRLQCHLESVHTSLESSTTCKICEWSFENEPVFLQHMKNTHKPGEMPYVCQVCEYRSSFYSDVLKHFHTWHEDTRHLLCQYCLKVFKHSSSYQKHYVCHQKSTVYHCNKCRLQFLFTKDKVEHKVNHHKTFRKPRELEGLQPGTKVTIRAYVGQKKASQSSSKTPVTLMNSITSCQPINTGDQKTQKQGPGRKQVSRMFDYIVNFQEQRALLGRHKCVECTFEVPDFANHYPTYVHCSLCFYSTCCSRAYANHMINNHVAGRMAKASKRGPPSGLKLSCAECTYSTSVGNLMAKHMAKFRGHSSCIFTRRECLETDIEFCQVEEEVEGPQGDEACDVGTQPDWLSMEHWSVPRDEGTVPQFAESCGPQLLMSKTSDVLDYFTLFFPDVLFEQIVYETNAYASYCCKFGKGDPTWYPVVTEEIKGFFGLCILMGLESLPDLEMYWSSEQCQGRFASKTREVFQWTMSVTRFKQIRAHIRMSSMIVENNEQSVDKLLFFQPMLDVLQTSMKDAYIPNKCLTIDQAFLPSHEKGIAREKSKNSQPRIWLLCDSKSGFCHKLLVLTQQEKHKDMGRSVVPHLIEDLQGKHHHFFLSSSLASVPLMRELYEVGIYCSTSVLPNSSILPVELWDLPPLESPGDFQQYDYSPLLATRWKDSKQLVCLSTNAEAGQPDTVWRRSTVKIGDLTSIERPLAFKLLQDNMRGVDICNQLLTCNQLGGLILDTNWRRLFWFLVNLSVINSFIVLRETRKDRPPVWCLGGHFSQVIYRNRLGYQLAKIAERYHRKQIFESTVLQDFSQTSVKQESSETQEGVRHRLAKISRKTKRCKVCNLLNQRHETVYGCTVCLVNLCKRSCCFWDFHGFSPNFQGNPRVGFVAPKREGMPYALDRRTKRFKAKREVHPSEDKNSWCGGDSEDQCVDQEMAPLEDTDMDTDTAGSDVDPQEILNRQKGAIEVANSTLSHPAKDRDEPLSIHQRRILLLALCSGIQKASNEMSTKPQLIKSWLRDKEKQLDEVSCSRRGEAFDRLVEWVLAQREQQFPISEAKLFEKTSEMQSQTNEGDSFRISYEWAVSFMLQNKLGLDVPISEHRELPHAMEENCQRFTEFVHSQIKTNNIQKCMIGAMDQLSIFVDFNLLNENTSVSNEKAFQLTGSGKPFVKIYLTVLADGTVMPAMVFTTKAGSKSSESLPDSVLLMATEGGLSGTEEIEVWAARVWKQHPDWQSEMEAMLVMDSHHTRVSEDFISTISSAKILPAIVPVGCTGRHQPLEMCVRPVLQRLLLARWAQWSASDGTSDVQPEDVVQLLVTWLGEAMSCFSRKREFIQHSFCLARLIPDHSEEHTNLPGNPLKLINLLLDGLGLVSGHEVVEIDSADEEETMEMCTVSKTNLVDAPIDLTEEPEMAENEDEQTDDEDKTPTEKNKIKNQTQERTEDCSEIVSESTDISQSPKSDTGSNNSEHDDTLESCKDLNEPRQDLNEPRQDPIEPSQDPIEPRQDPIEPRQDPKEPRQDPKEPRQDPKEPRQDPKEPRQDPKEPRQDPKEPRQDPKEPRQDPMEPRQDPNEPSQDPNEPSQDPNEPSQDPNEPSQDPNEPSQDPNPIEPRQDPNPIEPRQDPNPIEPRQDPNPIEPRQDPNPIEPSQDPMEPRQDPNKPCQDPDADQTDSASNR; translated from the exons ATGGATGCAGATTTGTTTATGGAGTGTGAGGAGGAGGAGCTGGAGCCATGGCAACAGCAGCCTTCAATGGAGGAACAAGTGGGCAATGCAGAAAGCAACACTTACACTAGTGAGACCAACATGG ATATTCCAGCTGAGCCTAAGACCATGGTGATCCAAAGCCTTCCACCTGTATTGAATGCAATGAGCACCATGCCACTGCTAACAAAATCAT taactcCTCAAGTAGTTTCCGCTGATATTCCTAAACCAGTGCAAGGGCAGCAGGTCATCTTGACTCCTAGCGGAGGAGGGTTGAGCACTGTGTCTCTGTCACAGGTTCTCCTGCCTGGCACATCCACAATTACCAATGCTGGCAACAGCCAGCCGTTTTACTTCACCACTCAG GGTCTTCCAGTCCAGAATATTCATACTCTCCAACATGGCCAGAGCCCAATGGGATTGGTGCTAAATGTCCAACAAGGCCAAACTGTTCGACCTATAACTTTAGTCCAAG CACCTGGAACTCAGATTTTTAAGCCAGCTGTTGGATCAACCCAAATAATTACCCAGCAAGCTCAGATGAGAGGCGCAGCTCCGAACGCAAGCGTGGCCCAGACACCAAGTTCCTTCAGCACAGTCCAGATCCCTGCTACTCTCACAATACGTACCACAACGGGGGTAACCCTGCCTACTGTTAATTCTCTGAGCACCATGTCCTCTACAACTGCTCACCCTTCCGCACAACGGACCACAACTAAAATCT TGACGATAAAGCCAGGAACTAGTCCCTTAGAGCTGCAAAACCTTATGAGCCTTGTGAAATCGGTTAACCTTCCTGGTGGAGCTCAAGCACAGACATTTGTTGTCATGAACCATCAAAAGACCAACGGGCCTCCTGTTGTCTCCTCTGCTGTTCCTTCCACACCTCCAACTGTTGTCCAAA CGATCCCTGTTACAAATATAGCACAATCTTCATATCATTCGTGTCCTCGATGTGGAGCTCCGTTCAAAATGATTGAGGCTCTGCGGAGTCATATGTGT TTCTGCTGTCCAGATGCCGGTACAGCTGCCACAGGCGGAACCACACCTGCTTCTAACATCTCAGCCTCCCAAACCTCGCCCAAAACTCTCGTCGTTGTACCTAAGGTTAACACCGAAAGTTCCTCCATCAAGGGAGAAGAGACCCAGTCCAGACTCGTAATGCTGGTGGATGACTTTTATTACGGTACATTTGAGGGAAATCGAGTCTACGTTCCAATGGACAACTTAAAGGAACCGTTACCGTTCAGATGTCTCACCTGTAATAAGAAGCTGAAGAATAACATCAG GCTTATGACCCATATGAGGTACCATGTCGAGCTGGATCAGCAAAATGGGGAGATGGGGACTCACACTTCCTGCCAGCACTGTTTTCGCCATTTTCCTTCTCCGTTTCGCCTTCAGTGTCACCTGGAGAGTGTCCACACTTCTCTGGAGTCATCGA cCACGTGTAAGATATGTGAGTGGTCCTTTGAGAACGAGCCAGTGTTTCTCCAGCACatgaagaacacacacaaacctggaGAGATGCCGTACGTGTGCcag GTGTGTGAATACCGGTCTTCTTTCTACTCTGATGTTCTTAAACACTTTCACACCTGGCATGAGGATACCCGTCACCTTCTGTGCCAGTATTGTCTTAAGGTTTTCAAGCATTCCTCCAGTTACCAGAAGCACTATGTTTGTCATCAG AAGTCAACTGTTTACCACTGTAACAAGTGTCGCCTTCAGTTCCTTTTCACAAAAGACAAAGTCGAGCATAAAGTGAATCATCACAAGACTTTCCGCAAGCCTCGTGAATTAGAAGGACTCCAGCCAGGAACAAAA GTAACCATTAGGGCATATGTTGGACAGAAGAAAGCAAGTCAGTCGTCTTCAAAGACACCTGTGACCTTAATGAATAGCATAACCAGTTGTCAACCCATAAACACTGGTGACCAGAAGACACAAAAACAAGGACCAGGGAGAAAACAGGTCAGCAGGATGTTTGACTATATAGTCAATTTCCAAGAGCAGCG TGCACTGCTGGGTAGACATAAGTGTGTTGAATGCACTTTTGAAGTCCCAGACTTTGCGAATCATTATCCTACTTACGTCCACTGCTCGCTGTGTTTTTACAGCACATGCTGTTCTCGTGCGTATGCAAACCACATGATTAA CAATCACGTTGCTGGAAGAATGGCCAAAGCTTCTAAAAGGGGTCCCCCAAg CGGTTTGAAGCTGAGCTGTGCAGAATGTACCTACTCGACCTCTGTGGGAAACTTAATGGCCAAACACATGGCGAAGTTCCGTGGTCACTCCTCTTGTATCTTCACTCGTAGAG AGTGTTTGGAGACAGATATAGAGTTCTGCCAGGTTGAGGAGGAGGTGGAGGGTCCACAAGGGGATGAAGCTTGTGATGTTGGGACACAGCCTGACTGGTTGTCCATGGAACACTGGAGTGTGCCGAGAGATGAAGGAACTGTGCCACAATTCGCGGAAAGTTGTGGCCCACAGCTTTTAATGTCCAAGACAAGCGATGTCCTTGACTACTTCACGCTTTTTTTCCCAGATGTCCTCTTTGAGCAAATCGTTTACGAGACCAACGCCTACGCTAGCTACTGCTGTAAGTTCGGCAAGGGGGATCCTACCTGGTATCCTGTGGTTACAGAGGAAATCAAAGGCTTTTTTGGTCTCTGCATCCTGATGGGGCTTGAAAGCCTGCCAGATCTAGAGATGTACTGGTCCTCGGAACAATGTCAGGGGCGATTCGCCTCCAAAACACGCGAGGTCTTTCAGTGGACCATGTCTGTCACACGTTTCAAGCAGATCAGGGCTCACATCAGAATGAGCAGCATGATCGTGGAGAACAATGAGCAAAGTGTAGACAAGCTGCTCTTTTTTCAGCCCATGTTGGATGTCTTGCAGACAAGCATGAAAGACGCCTACATTCCAAATAAGTGTCTGACAATCGATCAAGCTTTTCTACCAAGCCATGAGAAAGGAATCGCCAGGGAGAAGAGTAAAAATTCTCAGCCGAGGATATGGCTCCTGTGCGATTCAAAATCTGGCTTCTGCCACAAACTGTTAGTCTTGACACAGCAGGAGAAGCACAAAGACATGGGGAGATCCGTTGTGCCGCATCTCATAGAAGACCTTCAGGGCAAACATCACCACTTCTTCTTGTCCAGCTCATTAGCGTCTGTTCCTCTAATGCGGGAGCTGTATGAAGTTGGTATATACTGCTCCACCTCTGTCCTGCCTAACAGTTCTATTCTACCTGTTGAGTTATGGGATCTGCCCCCATTGGAAAGTCCAGGAGATTTTCAACAGTACGACTACTCTCCACTACTTGCTACCAGATGGAAAGATTCCAAGCAACTAGTATGCCTCTCCACAAACGCTGAAGCAGGCCAGCCAGACACCGTGTGGAGGAGATCCACGGTTAAGATAGGTGATCTTACCTCCATCGAAAGACCTCTGGCCTTTAAGCTGCTACAGGACAATATGCGTGGAGTTGACATCTGTAATCAGTTACTGACCTGCAATCAACTCGGCGGGCTGATTCTTGACACTAACTGGCGACGCCTCTTCTGGTTCCTCGTTAACTTGAGTGTCATTAATTCTTTCATCGTTCTACGAGAGACCCGCAAAGACCGTCCACCTGTGTGGTGTCTGGGCGGTCACTTCTCACAGGTCATCTATCGTAATCGGCTAGGATACCAGCTGGCCAAGATCGCTGAAAGATACCACCGGAAGCAAATCTTTGAGAGCACAGTCCTGCAAGACTTCAGTCAGACATCAGTCAAGCAAGAGAGCTCAGAGACACAAGAAGGGGTCAGACACCGATTAGCCAAAATTTCTCGTAAGACGAAGAGATGTAAGGTTTGCAACCTGCTAAATCAACGTCATGAGACCGTGTACGGCTGCACGGTGTGCCTTGTGAATCTGTGCAAGCGTTCTTGCTGCTTCTGGGACTTCCATGGTTTCTCACCTAATTTCCAAG GTAACCCCAGGGTTGGATTTGTGGCCCCTAAGAG GGAAGGCATGCCATATGCACTTGATCGTCGCACTAAAAGATTCAAGGCTAAAAGAGAGGTGCACCCCTCAGAGGACAAAAATAGCTGGTGTGGTGGCGATTCTGAGGATCAATGTGTGGATCAGGAAATGGCTCCTCTGGAAGACACAGACATGGACACTGATACAGCTGGAAGTGATGTGGACCCACAGGAAATCCTAAACAGACAAAAGGGAGCAATAGAGGTAGCCAATTCTACACTTTCCCACCCTGCTAAAGACAGAGATGAGCCTCTCTCTATTCATCAACGTCGAATTCTACTGCTGGCATTGTGCAGTGGAATCCAGAAAGCGTCTAATGAAATGTCCACCAAGCCTCAGCTTATTAAATCCTGGCTTCGAGacaaagagaaacagttagatGAAGTCAGCTGCAGTAGACGTGGGGAGGCCTTTGACCGTCTGGTGGAGTGGGTTCTGGCCCAACGGGAGCAACAGTTTCCTATCAGTGAGGCGAAACTATTTGAGAAAACTTCAGAGATGCAAAGTCAAACCAACGAGGGCGACTCGTTCCGTATTTCTTATGAGTGGGCTGTGAGCTTCATGTTGCAGAACAAACTGGGCTTGGATGTACCCATTTCAGAACATAGGGAACTTCCTCATGCCATGGAGGAGAATTGCCAGCGCTTCACAGAGTTTGTGCACAGCCAAATCAAGACCAACAACATCCAAAAATGCATGATCGGGGCTATGGATCAGCTCTCAATTTTTGTGGACTTTAATTTGTTGAATGAGAACACCAGCGTCAGCAATGAGAAGGCCTTTCAGTTGACGGGGTCTGGGAAACCTTTTGTCAAAATTTACCTTACGGTGCTTGCTGATGGAACTGTGATGCCTGCGATGGTCTTTACGACTAAAGCCGGGAGCAAGTCGAGCGAAAGCCTCCCAGACTCGGTCTTACTTATGGCTACAGAGGGAGGTTTAAGTGGAACAGAAGAGATAGAGGTTTGGGCCGCCCGAGTGTGGAAGCAGCATCCTGACTGGCAGAGCGAGATGGAGGCCATGCTGGTTATGGATAGCCACCATACCCGTGTGTCTGAGGATTTCATATCCACGATCAGCAGTGCAAAAATTTTACCTGCTATTGTTCCAGTTGGGTGTACTGGACGACACCAACCCCTTGAGATGTGTGTGCGGCCCGTGCTTCAGAGGTTGCTTCTTGCTCGATGGGCGCAGTGGTCCGCAAGTGATGGAACATCTGATGTCCAGCCTGAAGATGTGGTGCAGCTTCTTGTTACCTGGTTAGGAGAGGCCATGTCTTGCTTCTCGCGTAAGCGGGAGTTTATTCAGCACTCATTCTGCTTGGCTCGACTGATTCCTGACCATTCGGAGGAACATACCAATTTGCCAGGTAATCCATTGAAGCTGATCAATTTGCTATTGGATGGGTTAGGGTTAGTGTCTGGACATGAAGTAGTTGAAATTGACTCTGCAGATGAGGAAGAGACAATGGAAATGTGTACTGTAAGCAAGACGAATCTGGTTGATGCACCGATTGATTTAACAGAGGAGCCAGAAATGgcagaaaatgaagatgaacAAACAGACGATGAAGACAAAACTCCAACAgagaaaaataagataaaaaatcaAACACAGGAAAGGACTGAAGATTGTTCTGAAATTGTGAGCGAATCTACAGATATCTCACAGTCGCCTAAATCAGACACAGGTTCAAATAACTCTGAACACGACGATACCTTAGAATCTTGTAAAGATCTCAATGAACCCCGTCAAGATCTCAATGAACCCCGTCAAGATCCCATTGAGCCCAGTCAAGATCCCATTGAACCCCGTCAAGATCCCATTGAACCCCGTCAGGATCCCAAGGAGCCCCGTCAGGATCCCAAGGAGCCCCGTCAGGATCCCAAGGAGCCCCGTCAGGATCCCAAGGAGCCCCGTCAGGATCCCAAGGAGCCCCGTCAGGATCCCAAGGAGCCCCGTCAGGATCCCAAGGAGCCCCGTCAGGATCCCATGGAGCCCCGTCAAGATCCCAACGAACCCAGTCAAGATCCCAACGAACCCAGTCAAGATCCCAACGAACCCAGTCAAGATCCCAACGAACCCAGTCAAGATCCCAACGAACCCAGTCAAGATCCCAATCCCATTGAACCCCGTCAAGATCCCAATCCCATTGAACCCCGTCAAGATCCCAATCCCATTGAACCCCGTCAAGATCCCAATCCCATTGAACCCCGTCAAGATCCCAATCCCATTGAACCCAGTCAAGATCCCATGGAACCCCGTCAAGATCCCAACAAACCCTGTCAAGATCCTGATGCTGATCAAACAGATTCTGCATCCAACAGGTGA
- the selenbp1 gene encoding methanethiol oxidase, whose amino-acid sequence MEQRTCSGCGPGFKTPLDAMKGPREEIVYLPCIYRNTDILKPDYLATVDVNPKSPDFCKVIHRLPMPNLKDELHHSGWNACSSCYDDASKTRNRLILPSLISSRIYVVDVGTDARAPRLHKMVEPTDLFWKCGLANPHTSHCLGSGQIMISAMGDPSGNGKGGFVLLDGQTFEVIGNWEQPGEAAPFGYDFWYQPRHNVMISTEWGAPKALGNGFNPADVKAGHYGQCLHVWDWTTHKRIQTLDLGEEGAIPLEIRFLHDPAASEGFVGCALQGTVFRFYKTPKGDWAAEKVIKVPIKKVDGWALPEMPSLITDILIALDDRFLYFSNWLHGDIRQYDITDRKNPRMVGQVFLGGSILKDGPVKVLEDKELDTPPAPRVVKGKRIQGGPQMLQLSLDGKRLYVTTSLYSAWDKQFYPDLIKEGSVMMQIDVDTDKGGLKLNEDFLVDFGAEPEGPALAHELRYPGGDCTSDIWL is encoded by the exons ATGG AACAGAGGACTTGCTCAGGATGTGGACCCGGGTTTAAAACCCCTCTTGATGCAATGAAAG GGCCAAGAGAAGAGATTGTCTATCTACCATGCATTTATCGCAACACAGACATCCTGAAACCTGACTACCTTGCAACTGTTGATGTTAATCCAAAATCTCCAGATTTTTGCAAG GTGATTCACAGGCTACCGATGCCAAATCTGAAGGATGAGCTGCATCATTCCGGTTGGAATGCCTGTAGCAGCTGTTATGACGACGCTTCTAAAACACGCAATCGTCTTATTTTGCCCTCCCTGATCTCTTCCCGTATCTACGTTGTTGACGTGGGTACAGATGCTCGGGCGCCGAGGCTTCACAAG ATGGTGGAGCCCACAGATCTGTTTTGGAAATGTGGCCTTGCCAATCCTCACACTTCTCACTGCTTGGGCAGCGGCCAAATCATGATAAGTGCCATGGGTGATCCCTCCGGCAACGGAAAGG GGGGTTTTGTGCTGCTGGATGGACAGACCTTTGAAGTTATCGGCAACTGGGAGCAGCCGGGTGAAGCAGCACCCTTTGGTTATGACTTCTGGTATCAGCCGCGTCATAACGTCATGATAAGCACTGAGTGGGGAGCGCCCAAAGCCTTGGGGAACGGCTTTAACCCTGCAGATGTCAAAGCTG GACACTACGGGCAGTGCCTTCATGTGTGGGACTGGACAACACACAAGCGAATTCAGACTTTGGATTTGGGAGAGGAGGGTGCAATTCCGCTTGAGATCCGTTTCCTACACGACCCTGCTGCATCCGAGGGCTTTGTGGGCTGTGCGCTGCAGGGCACGGTCTTCCGCTTCTACAAGACACCG aaaGGGGATTGGGCAGCAGAAAAGGTCATCAAAGTTCCTATCAAAAAGGTTGATGGTTGGGCTCTTCCCGAGATGCCAA GTCTTATTACGGACATCTTAATTGCATTGGATGATCGCTTCCTGTACTTCAGTAACTGGTTGCATGGAGACATTCGGCAGTATGACATCACTGACCGGAAAAATCCACGGATGGTTGGTCAG GTGTTTCTGGGGGGAAGCATTTTAAAAGATGGACCCGTCAAGGTATTGGAGGATAAAGAACTGGATACCCCGCCAGCGCCACGAGTGGTGAAG GGAAAGAGGATACAGGGAGGACCTCAGATGTTACAGCTGAGCCTGGATGGAAAAAGACTCTATGTCACCACTTCGTTATACAGTGCATGGGACAAGCAGTTCTACCCTGACCTCATCAA GGAGGGTTCTGTCATGATGCAGATTGATGTGGACACCGATAAAGGTGGCCTGAAGCTCAATGAGGACTTCCTTGTAGATTTTGGAGCAGAACCAGAGGGTCCAGCGCTTGCCCACGAGCTCAGATATCCCGGTGGAGACTGCACTTCTGATATTTGGTTATAA